One genomic region from Sorangium aterium encodes:
- a CDS encoding non-ribosomal peptide synthetase, producing MSSSNTARSDALIEGFELSPEQARSWRWQEAHLASAVRAAALCLRVPAGTDEARLERSLAELVDRHEILRTDYPQLPGMALPVQVIQPSPAILWNAADQGSPSGVAVALSGSPDEGASIRLRLPAAHTDTAGLLRLVAAWERAYRGEDPGDAPLHYADYAAWRNELKGSDPQADAFWEERLATRAPAPALPLRGQARGGVARVDLARVRLPVSPELQERWARQASALSVPPALLALTAWVTLFHQHGDADRLTVGLDWQQPSRDLGDAIGLFSEPVPLTVDALDGATAETLCDALRARCAELREWRDYFPSTADEEPYPLGFRYVPAAGDSALAAAGWRVESADSPTAPHHLLLEHREGGHGPVLTLHYNQALYDSATAALLGDQLIALLEEVCRHPARQLRELSALSEAERRLVTEVYSRSEPLSAEREREFARIASLPHLAACFAEQILQRSDQPAVSSATRGLSYAELDTHATRLAQSLLGRGAAAGTRIAHFLQRDVDAIVAMLAILKAGAVYVPIDPDYPAARIAYVLDDCGADLVLTRRDLVERLPEPWQDGARLVFTDAAPEDGAALPWPEILPEHVAYVIYTSGSTGQPRGVPITHAGALYSLAARVSYYQDPIRRFLLLSSFAFDSSIAGLFGTLAQGGCLRLCSEIEQKDAERLAEIIREESITHLLALPSLHHLLLHRLAGQSIALSTAIVAGEPCPRALVDAHHRALPGTRLYNEYGATEASVWSTVGECAASQSDRPVTIGRPIPHGHVHVLDERGQPSARGLKGEIWVGGPGLSPGYLNRPELTKEKFVEVSGERLYRTGDYASWDERGELVFLGRGDGQVKIRGYRIELGEVDAALRRVTGAEQVVVLADRGEDGEVFLRGFVEAAQPLEVAAVRHDLARLLPDPMIPADIQALPTLPRTANGKFDRQALLALRRHRQRAPYAAPHTEVERALAALWEELLAVELIGRDDDFFALGGHSLLAVRLVHRIDTELHATIPVRTVFQRPRLEALAALIEAEEQPSRPTVPMAAGCVARAPRSSLVPLRAAGSLPPLFCVDPSGLRVGAYQPLADALGGDRPVFGLDLGPALAGEGPSCRRIVDQLAREIRQHQPRGPYHLLGWSLGGALALGVARALEQQEEAVAFLGILDTQPPTSLYAAGPPDVVAELAEYVDTDRRAALLALPEAELRALREQLQGRGDEERVMAAAAWAQTRGFLPEGAQTAALAHRYALLRDAALFMNELPPRCLHAAIHAWWSAETLERHGAPPVDWQRYTRAAVHTATAPGDHLAALEGSAVHARLRAILSGAPSALSSERIDLTTERA from the coding sequence CGAGCTGCCGCGTTGTGTCTCCGCGTTCCCGCCGGCACCGACGAGGCGCGGCTCGAGCGCAGCCTGGCGGAGCTCGTCGATCGTCACGAGATCTTGCGCACGGACTACCCGCAGCTGCCAGGCATGGCGCTGCCCGTCCAGGTGATCCAGCCCTCCCCGGCGATCCTCTGGAACGCGGCGGATCAAGGCAGCCCGAGCGGCGTCGCGGTGGCCCTCTCTGGATCGCCGGACGAAGGCGCGAGCATCCGGCTGCGCCTGCCAGCGGCGCACACCGACACAGCGGGCCTGCTGCGCCTCGTGGCCGCGTGGGAGCGTGCCTATCGCGGCGAGGACCCGGGCGACGCCCCGCTGCACTATGCGGACTACGCCGCCTGGCGCAACGAGCTCAAGGGGAGCGATCCGCAGGCCGACGCGTTCTGGGAGGAGCGCCTCGCGACCCGGGCGCCCGCGCCGGCGCTGCCGCTGCGCGGCCAGGCGCGCGGCGGCGTCGCGCGCGTGGACCTCGCCCGCGTGCGCTTGCCGGTCTCACCCGAGCTCCAGGAGCGCTGGGCGCGCCAGGCCAGCGCGCTGAGCGTTCCCCCGGCGCTGCTCGCCCTGACCGCGTGGGTGACGCTGTTTCATCAGCATGGCGACGCCGATCGCCTCACGGTGGGTCTCGACTGGCAGCAGCCCAGCCGGGACCTCGGCGACGCGATCGGCCTGTTCAGCGAGCCGGTGCCGCTCACCGTGGACGCGCTCGACGGCGCGACCGCGGAGACCCTCTGCGATGCGCTCCGCGCGCGCTGCGCGGAGCTCAGGGAGTGGCGCGATTACTTCCCGAGCACGGCGGACGAGGAGCCCTATCCGCTGGGCTTCCGCTACGTGCCGGCCGCCGGCGACAGCGCGCTCGCGGCCGCCGGCTGGCGCGTCGAGTCCGCCGACAGCCCGACAGCGCCGCACCACCTGCTGCTGGAGCACCGGGAGGGAGGCCACGGGCCGGTCCTCACCCTGCATTACAACCAGGCGCTCTACGATAGCGCCACGGCCGCGCTGCTCGGTGATCAGCTGATCGCGCTGCTGGAGGAGGTCTGCCGCCACCCTGCCCGGCAGCTCCGGGAGCTCTCTGCCCTGAGCGAGGCGGAGCGGCGCCTGGTGACCGAGGTCTATAGCCGCTCCGAGCCGCTCTCCGCGGAGCGAGAGCGGGAGTTCGCGCGCATCGCCTCATTGCCTCACCTGGCCGCCTGCTTCGCGGAGCAGATCCTGCAGCGATCCGACCAGCCGGCGGTCAGCAGCGCGACGCGCGGCCTGAGCTACGCCGAGCTGGATACACACGCCACGCGGCTCGCGCAGAGCCTCCTCGGCCGCGGCGCGGCGGCGGGCACGCGGATCGCGCACTTCCTCCAGCGGGACGTCGACGCCATCGTCGCGATGCTCGCCATCCTGAAGGCCGGCGCGGTCTATGTCCCGATCGATCCGGACTACCCCGCGGCCCGCATCGCCTACGTGCTCGACGACTGCGGGGCTGACCTCGTCCTCACCCGCCGCGATCTCGTGGAGAGGCTGCCGGAGCCCTGGCAGGACGGGGCGAGGCTCGTGTTCACCGACGCCGCGCCGGAGGACGGGGCGGCGCTCCCGTGGCCCGAGATCCTGCCGGAGCACGTCGCGTACGTTATCTACACCTCCGGCAGCACGGGCCAGCCCAGGGGCGTGCCCATCACCCATGCGGGCGCGCTCTACTCCCTGGCTGCCCGCGTCTCGTATTACCAGGACCCTATCCGTCGCTTCCTGCTCCTGTCCTCCTTCGCGTTCGACAGCTCGATCGCCGGGCTCTTCGGGACGCTCGCGCAGGGGGGTTGCCTGCGTCTGTGCAGCGAGATCGAGCAGAAAGACGCCGAGCGGCTCGCCGAGATCATCCGCGAGGAGTCCATCACTCACCTGCTCGCCCTGCCCTCCCTCCATCACCTGCTGCTGCACCGGCTCGCCGGCCAGTCCATCGCCCTGAGCACCGCGATCGTGGCCGGAGAGCCCTGCCCGCGCGCGCTGGTCGACGCGCACCACCGCGCCCTCCCCGGCACGCGCCTTTACAACGAGTACGGCGCCACGGAGGCATCGGTGTGGAGCACGGTCGGCGAGTGCGCAGCATCGCAGTCCGATCGCCCCGTGACCATCGGCCGCCCCATCCCTCATGGCCATGTCCATGTGCTCGACGAGCGCGGCCAGCCGAGCGCGCGCGGGCTCAAGGGCGAGATCTGGGTGGGTGGACCGGGGCTGAGCCCCGGGTACCTGAATCGGCCCGAGCTCACGAAGGAGAAGTTCGTCGAGGTCTCGGGGGAGCGGCTCTACCGAACAGGCGACTACGCAAGCTGGGATGAGCGCGGAGAGCTCGTGTTCCTCGGGCGCGGCGACGGCCAGGTGAAGATCCGTGGTTACCGGATCGAGCTGGGCGAGGTCGACGCCGCGCTGCGCCGCGTGACGGGCGCCGAGCAGGTCGTTGTGCTCGCCGATCGAGGCGAAGACGGCGAGGTCTTCCTCCGCGGCTTCGTCGAGGCGGCACAGCCGCTGGAGGTCGCGGCGGTGCGCCACGACCTCGCCAGGCTGCTGCCGGATCCGATGATCCCGGCCGACATCCAGGCGCTGCCCACGCTTCCTCGCACGGCCAACGGCAAATTCGATCGACAAGCGCTGCTCGCGCTCCGGCGCCACCGGCAGCGGGCACCGTACGCCGCGCCTCACACCGAGGTCGAGCGGGCGCTCGCCGCGCTGTGGGAAGAGCTGCTCGCGGTCGAGCTCATCGGCCGCGACGACGACTTCTTCGCCCTGGGTGGGCACTCGCTGCTGGCGGTCCGTCTGGTGCATCGGATCGACACCGAATTGCACGCCACGATCCCTGTCCGCACCGTGTTCCAGCGCCCCCGGCTCGAGGCCCTTGCGGCGTTGATCGAGGCGGAGGAACAGCCGTCTCGGCCGACCGTACCGATGGCGGCCGGATGCGTGGCGCGGGCGCCGCGCTCGAGCCTTGTGCCGCTCCGCGCCGCCGGGTCTCTCCCCCCGCTCTTCTGCGTGGATCCCTCGGGCCTGCGCGTCGGGGCGTACCAGCCGCTCGCCGACGCGCTCGGCGGGGATCGGCCCGTGTTCGGGCTCGATCTGGGCCCGGCGCTCGCGGGCGAAGGCCCCTCGTGCCGGCGCATCGTCGATCAGCTGGCCCGCGAGATCCGGCAGCATCAGCCGCGCGGCCCGTATCACCTCCTCGGATGGTCGCTGGGCGGCGCGCTGGCGCTCGGCGTCGCCCGGGCGCTGGAGCAGCAGGAGGAGGCGGTCGCCTTCCTCGGCATCCTGGACACCCAGCCGCCCACGAGCCTTTACGCGGCGGGACCGCCGGACGTCGTGGCGGAGCTCGCGGAGTATGTCGACACCGACCGCAGGGCGGCGCTTCTCGCGCTCCCGGAGGCGGAGCTGCGGGCGCTGCGGGAGCAGCTGCAGGGCCGAGGCGACGAGGAGCGCGTGATGGCGGCGGCGGCATGGGCCCAGACTCGCGGCTTCCTGCCCGAAGGGGCGCAGACCGCCGCGCTCGCGCACCGCTACGCGCTCCTGCGAGACGCGGCCCTGTTCATGAACGAGCTGCCGCCGCGGTGCCTCCACGCGGCCATTCACGCGTGGTGGAGCGCCGAGACGCTCGAGCGCCACGGCGCCCCCCCCGTGGACTGGCAGCGGTACACGCGCGCCGCCGTGCACACCGCGACGGCCCCCGGCGATCACCTCGCGGCCCTGGAGGGGAGCGCCGTGCACGCGCGCCTGCGCGCCATCCTGTCCGGCGCCCCGAGCGCGCTTTCGTCCGAACGCATCGATCTCACCACGGAGCGAGCATGA
- a CDS encoding TauD/TfdA family dioxygenase has product MNSGKTAPIPGPGAPHRKAITVSDGTLVRERMWHPERPLPLVIEPAVAGVDLVEWAARHREALEQKVLQHGAILFRGFTCKTVERFEQTIASLSPGALEYMFRASPRTRVGGNIYTSTDYPADQKIFPHNEHSYSPRFPLRLFFYCHQPSETGGETPIGSTREVLRHIRPEIREKFRQKRVLYVRNYGDGFGLPWQTVFQTEDRGEVASYCASVGIQIEWKPDNRLRTTQVGPAIVRHPRTGEEVWFNHATFFHVSTLPPDVRGSLTASFVDDELPTNTFYGDGSPIEPEVLEELRGAYLSSLVKFLWQQGDILFIDNMLCVHGRESYGGKRAILTGMAEAYYAKDLEQS; this is encoded by the coding sequence ATGAACTCTGGCAAGACTGCACCGATCCCAGGGCCGGGCGCCCCGCACCGCAAGGCCATCACGGTGTCCGACGGCACGCTGGTCCGCGAGCGGATGTGGCACCCGGAGCGCCCGTTGCCGCTCGTGATCGAGCCGGCCGTCGCGGGCGTCGATCTCGTCGAGTGGGCCGCGAGGCACCGCGAGGCCCTGGAGCAGAAGGTCCTCCAGCACGGCGCCATCCTGTTCCGCGGGTTCACCTGCAAGACCGTCGAGCGGTTCGAGCAGACCATCGCGTCCCTCTCGCCTGGAGCCCTGGAGTACATGTTCCGCGCGTCGCCGCGCACGCGGGTGGGGGGCAACATCTACACGTCGACCGACTACCCGGCCGACCAGAAGATCTTCCCGCACAACGAGCACTCCTACTCGCCGCGCTTCCCTCTGCGGTTGTTCTTCTACTGCCATCAGCCCTCGGAGACGGGCGGCGAGACCCCCATCGGCTCCACCCGGGAGGTCCTCCGGCACATCCGCCCCGAGATCCGGGAGAAGTTCCGCCAGAAGAGGGTCCTGTATGTCCGCAACTACGGGGACGGCTTCGGCCTGCCCTGGCAAACCGTCTTCCAGACCGAGGATCGCGGCGAGGTGGCGTCCTACTGCGCCTCGGTGGGTATCCAGATCGAGTGGAAGCCGGACAATCGCCTTCGCACGACCCAGGTAGGGCCGGCGATCGTGCGCCACCCGCGCACCGGGGAGGAAGTCTGGTTCAACCACGCCACGTTCTTCCACGTGAGCACGTTGCCCCCGGACGTCCGCGGCTCGCTCACCGCGAGCTTCGTCGACGACGAGCTGCCCACGAACACCTTTTATGGCGACGGCAGCCCGATCGAGCCCGAGGTGCTGGAGGAGCTCCGGGGAGCGTACCTCTCTTCGCTCGTGAAGTTCCTCTGGCAGCAGGGAGACATCCTGTTCATCGACAACATGCTGTGTGTCCACGGCCGTGAATCCTACGGTGGCAAGCGCGCCATCCTCACGGGGATGGCAGAGGCGTACTACGCGAAGGATCTCGAGCAGAGCTAG
- a CDS encoding diaminobutyrate--2-oxoglutarate transaminase, protein MSTASSFSAVDPLTPAPKAPLHAGLAAELGERHRRRALYELGDHPLLERQRQHESNARSYPRRLPLALSRAQGVYVEDVEGRVFLDCLAGAGTLALGHNHPAVTDVLVRTLHSGLPLHTLDITTPVKDRFTQDVLGALPAPFAHHARIQFCGPTGADAVEAALKLVKLATGRGTVLAFQGAYHGMTQGALTLMGNLGPKAALGSSLNGVQFLPYPYEYRCPFGLGGGAGIAASLAYIDNLLSDPESGVPKPAAIIVEAVQGEGGMIPAPVAWLKGLRALATRHDIPLILDEVQTGFGRTGRMFAFEHAGIEPDVLVLSKALGGGLPLSVVAYHERFDTWRPGAHAGTFRGNQLAMAAGSVTLSVLRAERLDAAAAELGARLMAQLAALAKEHACIGDVRGRGLMIGVELVDAAAAPDALGARPAHRELAGRVQRECLRRGMIVELGGRHGSVVRFLPPLVITAAQIDEAARIFGQALVAALP, encoded by the coding sequence CTGTCTACAGCCTCCAGTTTCTCCGCGGTGGACCCGTTGACGCCGGCCCCCAAGGCGCCCCTCCACGCGGGCCTCGCCGCGGAGCTCGGCGAGCGCCACCGGCGGCGCGCGCTGTACGAGCTCGGGGATCACCCCTTGCTCGAGCGGCAGCGGCAGCACGAGTCGAACGCCCGCTCGTACCCGCGGCGGCTGCCGCTGGCGCTCTCGCGCGCGCAGGGCGTGTATGTGGAAGACGTCGAGGGGCGCGTGTTCCTCGATTGTCTGGCCGGGGCCGGCACCCTGGCGCTCGGGCACAACCACCCGGCGGTCACCGACGTCCTTGTGCGGACGCTGCACTCCGGCCTACCGCTCCACACGCTCGACATCACCACGCCGGTCAAAGATCGCTTCACGCAGGACGTGCTCGGCGCGCTGCCGGCGCCCTTTGCCCACCATGCGCGCATCCAGTTCTGCGGCCCCACGGGCGCGGACGCCGTGGAAGCTGCGCTGAAGCTGGTCAAGCTCGCGACCGGGCGCGGCACGGTGCTGGCCTTTCAGGGCGCGTACCACGGCATGACGCAGGGCGCGCTCACCCTGATGGGCAACCTCGGGCCCAAGGCGGCGCTCGGCTCCAGCCTGAACGGCGTGCAGTTCCTGCCATATCCGTACGAGTACCGCTGCCCGTTCGGGCTCGGCGGCGGCGCCGGCATCGCGGCATCGCTCGCGTACATCGACAACCTGCTGTCCGATCCGGAAAGCGGCGTGCCCAAGCCTGCTGCCATCATCGTCGAGGCGGTGCAGGGCGAGGGGGGCATGATCCCGGCGCCGGTCGCCTGGCTGAAGGGGTTGCGGGCGCTGGCGACGCGGCATGACATCCCGCTGATCCTCGACGAGGTGCAGACGGGCTTCGGCCGCACAGGGCGCATGTTCGCGTTCGAGCACGCCGGCATCGAGCCGGACGTGCTGGTCCTGTCGAAGGCGCTTGGCGGCGGGCTGCCGCTCTCGGTCGTTGCGTACCACGAGCGCTTCGACACCTGGCGTCCGGGCGCCCACGCCGGCACGTTCCGCGGCAACCAGCTCGCGATGGCGGCGGGCTCGGTCACGCTGTCGGTGCTGCGCGCGGAGCGCCTCGACGCGGCGGCCGCGGAGCTCGGCGCGCGGCTCATGGCGCAGCTCGCCGCGCTCGCCAAGGAGCACGCGTGCATCGGCGACGTGCGCGGGCGCGGCCTGATGATCGGCGTGGAGCTCGTGGACGCGGCGGCCGCGCCCGACGCGCTCGGGGCGCGCCCTGCCCACCGCGAGCTCGCCGGGCGCGTGCAGCGCGAGTGCCTGCGGCGGGGGATGATCGTGGAGCTCGGCGGCCGCCACGGCAGCGTGGTGCGGTTCCTGCCGCCGCTCGTCATCACGGCGGCGCAGATCGACGAGGCGGCGAGGATCTTCGGTCAGGCGCTGGTAGCGGCCCTTCCGTAG
- the asnB gene encoding asparagine synthase B: MCSIFGIFGLHPRDDRQALRRQALELSQRQRHRGPDWSGVYVDEGAILVHERLAIVDPAGGSQPLRSADGELALAVNGEIYNHRELKKELEQPYSFQTGSDCEVINALYREDAPTSFLNRINGIFAFALWDKRRQRALIARDPIGVCPLYWGHDREGRLCVASEMKALSGLCADVAQFPPGHCYDSATRELTQYYRRPWRDYAAVEGVDVDERELREAFERAVRRQLMTDVPYGVLLSGGLDSSLVAAVAARFARKRVEDDGASEAWWPRLHSFAIGLRGSPDLAAAAVAAGALGTVHHGFEYTFEEGLDALPEVIRHIETYDVTTIRASTPMYLLARRIKAMGVKMVLSGEGSDEIFGGYLYFHKAPNAREFHEELIRKLDALYSYDCLRANKSMMAWGVEARVPFLDVEFLDVAMRMDARHKMAGKGRIEKAVLREAFEGYLPKEILWRQKEQFSDGVGYGWIDGLKAYAEARVSDRELAAAERRFSINPPRTKEAYHYRSLFEQFYPGQACAETVPGGKSIACSSPAAIAWDASFAAAADPSGRAVTGVHNAAL; the protein is encoded by the coding sequence ATGTGTTCCATTTTCGGCATCTTCGGTCTGCATCCCCGCGACGACCGGCAGGCCCTGCGACGACAGGCGCTGGAGCTCTCTCAGCGACAGCGCCACCGGGGGCCCGACTGGAGCGGCGTGTACGTCGACGAGGGCGCCATCCTGGTGCACGAGCGCCTGGCCATCGTCGACCCCGCCGGCGGCTCGCAGCCGCTGCGCTCCGCCGACGGCGAGCTGGCGCTGGCCGTCAACGGGGAGATCTACAACCACCGCGAGCTGAAAAAGGAGCTGGAGCAACCCTATTCCTTCCAGACCGGCTCCGATTGCGAAGTGATCAACGCGCTGTACCGGGAAGACGCACCGACATCGTTCCTCAACCGGATCAACGGCATCTTCGCCTTCGCCCTGTGGGACAAGCGCCGGCAGCGCGCCCTCATCGCGCGCGACCCCATCGGCGTGTGCCCGCTGTACTGGGGGCACGACCGCGAGGGGAGGCTGTGCGTCGCGTCGGAGATGAAGGCGCTCTCCGGCCTTTGCGCCGATGTCGCGCAGTTCCCGCCGGGCCATTGCTACGACAGCGCAACGCGCGAGCTCACGCAGTATTACCGCAGGCCGTGGCGCGACTATGCAGCGGTGGAAGGCGTCGACGTGGACGAGCGAGAGCTGCGCGAGGCCTTCGAGCGCGCGGTGCGCCGCCAGCTGATGACCGACGTGCCGTATGGCGTGCTGCTGTCGGGCGGCCTGGACTCCTCCCTGGTGGCCGCGGTGGCCGCGCGCTTCGCCCGCAAGCGCGTGGAGGACGACGGCGCGTCGGAGGCGTGGTGGCCGCGCCTGCACTCGTTCGCCATCGGTCTGAGAGGCTCGCCCGACCTGGCCGCCGCGGCCGTCGCGGCCGGGGCGCTGGGCACGGTGCACCATGGGTTCGAGTACACCTTCGAGGAAGGCCTGGACGCCTTGCCCGAGGTGATACGCCACATCGAGACCTACGACGTCACCACCATCCGGGCGTCCACGCCCATGTACCTGCTGGCCAGGCGCATCAAGGCCATGGGCGTGAAGATGGTGCTGTCGGGAGAAGGCTCGGACGAGATCTTCGGCGGCTACCTGTACTTCCACAAGGCGCCGAACGCGCGCGAGTTCCACGAGGAGCTGATACGCAAGCTGGACGCGCTGTACAGCTACGACTGCCTGCGCGCCAACAAGTCGATGATGGCCTGGGGCGTGGAGGCGCGGGTGCCCTTCCTGGACGTGGAGTTCCTGGACGTGGCGATGCGGATGGACGCCAGGCACAAGATGGCCGGCAAAGGCCGCATCGAGAAGGCGGTGCTGCGCGAGGCGTTCGAAGGCTATCTGCCGAAGGAGATCCTGTGGCGGCAGAAGGAGCAGTTCAGCGACGGCGTGGGCTACGGCTGGATCGACGGCCTGAAGGCGTACGCCGAGGCGCGGGTCAGCGATCGCGAGCTGGCCGCGGCCGAGAGGCGCTTCTCCATCAATCCGCCGCGGACCAAGGAAGCGTACCATTACCGCAGCCTGTTCGAGCAGTTCTATCCGGGACAGGCCTGCGCGGAGACGGTGCCTGGCGGCAAGTCCATCGCGTGCTCGTCGCCCGCGGCGATCGCCTGGGACGCCAGCTTCGCCGCCGCGGCGGACCCGTCTGGGCGCGCGGTGACGGGCGTCCATAACGCGGCATTGTAG
- a CDS encoding nucleoside 2-deoxyribosyltransferase domain-containing protein, which translates to MIEVLAPRPFDGLTGPKLFLAGSIDNGQAEQWQASVAQELADLDVVILNPRRERWEPGWAQSLENPSFVEQVQWELRGLEEADVILMYFAPGSKAPISLLELGLFGRSGKMHVVCPEGFWRKGNVDVVCERYAIPRYASLPEGLRAVRGALLRSCGDSTR; encoded by the coding sequence ATGATCGAGGTGCTGGCGCCGCGGCCGTTCGACGGATTGACGGGTCCGAAGCTGTTCCTCGCCGGATCCATCGACAACGGCCAGGCCGAGCAGTGGCAGGCGAGCGTCGCGCAGGAGCTCGCGGATCTCGACGTGGTGATCCTCAACCCGCGGCGGGAGCGCTGGGAGCCGGGCTGGGCGCAGAGCCTCGAGAACCCGAGCTTCGTGGAGCAGGTGCAATGGGAGCTCCGCGGGCTCGAGGAGGCGGACGTCATCTTGATGTACTTCGCGCCGGGCTCGAAGGCGCCGATCAGCTTGCTGGAGCTCGGCCTGTTCGGGCGCTCCGGGAAGATGCATGTCGTCTGTCCGGAGGGGTTCTGGCGCAAGGGCAACGTGGATGTCGTGTGCGAGCGGTACGCGATACCGCGCTACGCGAGCTTGCCCGAGGGGCTGCGCGCGGTGCGCGGCGCGCTCCTGCGCAGCTGCGGCGATTCAACTCGGTAA
- a CDS encoding RNA polymerase sigma factor, with protein MSESEPARGPEGAETSREGAEDARPSAVTTLVESHREFLRFLERKVGNRAIAEDILQDAFVRGIGRIDSLRDEESATAWFYRTLRNAVVDHFRRKGASERAMAALAAELDEAAQPEVEHRAVCQCVRALAGTLKPEYAAAIQRVEVDGLSVQAFAEEASITANNAAVRLFRAREALRKQVIASCGSCAEHGCLDCTCAPVPLRQAKDEPEPKRGCGHGHGGAG; from the coding sequence ATGAGCGAGAGCGAGCCAGCGAGAGGCCCGGAGGGCGCCGAGACGTCGAGGGAAGGCGCCGAGGACGCGCGGCCTTCGGCGGTCACGACGCTCGTGGAGAGCCACCGGGAGTTCCTGCGCTTCCTGGAACGGAAGGTGGGCAATCGCGCCATCGCCGAGGACATCCTCCAGGACGCCTTCGTGCGGGGCATAGGGCGCATCGACAGCTTGCGCGATGAGGAGTCGGCCACGGCGTGGTTCTATCGAACCCTCCGGAACGCCGTGGTCGACCATTTCCGGCGAAAGGGCGCGTCGGAGCGGGCGATGGCCGCGCTGGCCGCCGAGCTCGACGAGGCGGCCCAGCCCGAGGTGGAGCACCGCGCCGTCTGCCAGTGCGTCCGGGCGCTGGCCGGCACGCTGAAGCCCGAGTACGCCGCCGCGATCCAGCGCGTGGAGGTCGACGGCCTCTCGGTGCAGGCCTTCGCCGAGGAGGCGTCGATCACCGCGAACAACGCGGCGGTGCGCCTCTTTCGCGCCCGCGAGGCCCTCCGCAAGCAGGTGATCGCGTCGTGCGGGAGCTGCGCGGAGCACGGGTGCCTCGACTGCACGTGCGCCCCGGTGCCTTTGCGGCAGGCGAAGGACGAGCCCGAGCCGAAGCGAGGCTGCGGGCACGGGCACGGCGGAGCGGGCTGA